The Amyelois transitella isolate CPQ chromosome 20, ilAmyTran1.1, whole genome shotgun sequence genome has a segment encoding these proteins:
- the LOC106131564 gene encoding pseudouridine-5'-phosphatase-like, giving the protein MSFKQVTHVLFDLDGLLLDSEGMYTETFSTVCSKYEKEFTWELKSSILGFQGQECADKIIAALDLPITREEFMAECHKINEVLFPKVQLMPGAHKLVEHLYKKGVPIAMATSSSEDSVKMKTQNHKDFLKFFHHITMGTSDPEVTKGKPDPAIFLVCASRFPDKPKPENCLVFEDAVNGVKAACAANMQVVVIPDPRIPPEDLKEATLVLKSLEEFQPELFGLPPYDK; this is encoded by the exons ATGAGTTTCAAACAAGTAACTCATGTATTATTCGATTTAGACGGCTTGCTTTTAG ATTCAGAAGGGATGTATACAGAAACATTTTCTACTGTCTGCTCCAAATATGAAAAGGAGTTCACATGGGAATTGAAGTCAAGTATTCTTGGATTTCAAGGACAGGAATGTGCAGATAAAATAATCGCTGCTCTAGATTTACCAATAACCAGAGAGGAATTCATGGCTGAATGTCACAAAATTAACGAGGTACTGTTTCCTAAAGTGCAGCTTATGCCag GTGCCCATAAACTAGTAGAACATCTATACAAGAAAGGAGTACCAATAGCAATGGCTACCAGCTCCAGTGAAGATAGTGTAAAAATGAAGACACAGAATCACAAAGATTTTCTAAAATTCTTCCACCACATCACAATGGGAACATCGGACCCAGAAGTCACTAAAGGAAAACCTGACCCTGCAATCTTCTTGGTTTGTGCTTCTAGGTTTCCTGACAAACCTAAACCAGAAAAT tGCCTTGTCTTTGAAGATGCTGTAAACGGAGTAAAGGCTGCCTGTGCTGCTAACATGCAAGTAGTGGTTATTCCGGATCCCCGCATCCCTCCCGAAGACCTCAAAGAGGCGACATTAGTCCTCAAATCTTTGGAAGAATTCCAGCCAGAACTTTTTGGATTGCCACCATATGATAAGTAA
- the LOC106131563 gene encoding pseudouridine-5'-phosphatase isoform X2: MSFKPITHVLFDMDGLILNTEDLYTLGFQEIASRYGKQFTFELKNKIMGMQTRAFAATIINELGLPLTVDEFVAESQKIFRDLFPLCKVRPGVEKLIRHLHKHSVPIGLATSSSIESYKLKTAKHQELFDLLSTKTWGSSDPNVKNGKPSPDIFLVAAAKFPDNPPSEKCLVFEDSLNGVRAARAAGMQVVMIPDPQLDRALAKEATLVLDSMDDFVPEQFGLPPYDD, from the exons atgtcTTTTAAACCAATTACTCATGTATTATTTGACATGGATGGATTGATTCtaa aTACAGAAGATTTGTACACACTAGGGTTTCAGGAGATCGCCTCTCGATATGGCAAGCAGTTTACTTTCGAGCTGAAGAACAAAATAATGGGCATGCAGACCAGGGCTTTCGCAGCCACCATCATAAACGAACTCGGTCTGCCGCTTACTGTTGACGAGTTTGTAGCGGAATCGCAAAAGATTTTTAGAGATTTATTTCCACTCTGCAAAGTCAGACCTG GTGTAGAAAAACTGATACGTCACTTACACAAGCACAGTGTACCAATCGGCTTAGCAACAAGCAGTTCCATCGAGTCTTACAAGCTAAAGACGGCCAAACATCAAGAACTGTTCGACCTTTTATCTACTAAGACCTGGGGCTCGTCTGACCCGAACGTGAAAAACGGGAAGCCAAGCCCTGATATATTCCTGGTTGCAGCAGCTAAGTTCCCGGATAACCCTCCCTCAGAAAAG tgTCTAGTCTTCGAAGATTCTCTGAACGGCGTGAGAGCAGCGCGTGCGGCCGGCATGCAAGTCGTCATGATACCGGACCCACAGCTCGACCGCGCGCTGGCCAAGGAAGCGACGCTTGTGTTGGATTCTATGGATGATTTCGTACCTGAACAATTTGGGTTACCGCCGTATGACGATTGA
- the LOC106131563 gene encoding pseudouridine-5'-phosphatase isoform X3 gives MEFKPVTHVLFDMDGLILNTEDLYTLGFQEIASRYGKQFTFELKNKIMGMQTRAFAATIINELGLPLTVDEFVAESQKIFRDLFPLCKVRPGVEKLIRHLHKHSVPIGLATSSSIESYKLKTAKHQELFDLLSTKTWGSSDPNVKNGKPSPDIFLVAAAKFPDNPPSEKCLVFEDSLNGVRAARAAGMQVVMIPDPQLDRALAKEATLVLDSMDDFVPEQFGLPPYDD, from the exons aTGGAGTTTAAACCAGTAACCCATGTGTTATTTGATATGGATGGTTTGATTCtaa aTACAGAAGATTTGTACACACTAGGGTTTCAGGAGATCGCCTCTCGATATGGCAAGCAGTTTACTTTCGAGCTGAAGAACAAAATAATGGGCATGCAGACCAGGGCTTTCGCAGCCACCATCATAAACGAACTCGGTCTGCCGCTTACTGTTGACGAGTTTGTAGCGGAATCGCAAAAGATTTTTAGAGATTTATTTCCACTCTGCAAAGTCAGACCTG GTGTAGAAAAACTGATACGTCACTTACACAAGCACAGTGTACCAATCGGCTTAGCAACAAGCAGTTCCATCGAGTCTTACAAGCTAAAGACGGCCAAACATCAAGAACTGTTCGACCTTTTATCTACTAAGACCTGGGGCTCGTCTGACCCGAACGTGAAAAACGGGAAGCCAAGCCCTGATATATTCCTGGTTGCAGCAGCTAAGTTCCCGGATAACCCTCCCTCAGAAAAG tgTCTAGTCTTCGAAGATTCTCTGAACGGCGTGAGAGCAGCGCGTGCGGCCGGCATGCAAGTCGTCATGATACCGGACCCACAGCTCGACCGCGCGCTGGCCAAGGAAGCGACGCTTGTGTTGGATTCTATGGATGATTTCGTACCTGAACAATTTGGGTTACCGCCGTATGACGATTGA
- the LOC106131563 gene encoding pseudouridine-5'-phosphatase isoform X1, protein MEFKPVTHVLFDMDGLILNTEDLYTVAFQNIVSQYGKDYTFELKLKLMGSQAHETAKIVVSHLDLPVTPEEFIAQTSKEFEKIFPDTEVLPGARCLIEHLSKHNVPIGLATSSSRESYELKVNKRHKELFSLFPYKTMGSSDSEVKRGKPYPDIFLVAASRFPDKPKPEQCLVFEDAVNGVKAARAAGMQVVMVPDPRVDESLRTEATLVLKSLEDFKPELFGLPPYDD, encoded by the exons aTGGAGTTTAAACCAGTAACCCATGTGTTATTTGATATGGATGGTTTGATTCtaa atacTGAAGATTTATACACAGTTGCATtccaaaatattgtttcacaATATGGCAAAGACTATACATTTGAACTGAAGTTAAAACTAATGGGCTCGCAAGCACATGAAACAGCAAAGATTGTGGTGTCCCATTTGGATTTACCTGTAACACCTGAAGAGTTCATAGCACAAACTAGTAAAGAGTTTGAAAAGATATTCCCAGATACTGAGGTTTTACCAG gaGCCAGATGCCTCATAGAACATTTAAGCAAACATAATGTTCCTATCGGACTTGCAACTAGTTCAAGCAGGGAGAGCTATGAATTGAAAGTGAACAAGCGGCATAaggaattattttctttatttccaTACAAAACAATGGGCTCCTCTGACTCTGAAGTGAAGAGGGGTAAACCTTATCCTGACATATTTTTAGTTGCTGCATCTAGATTCCCAGATAAACCAAAACCAGAACAG TGTTTAGTGTTTGAAGATGCTGTAAACGGAGTGAAAGCTGCAAGAGCAGCTGGCATGCAGGTGGTGATGGTACCAGATCCACGAGTAGACGAAAGTCTAAGAACAGAGGCTACACTGGTGCTTAAAAGTTTGGAGGATTTCAAACCTGAGCTTTTTGGTTTACCTCCTTATGATGATTAG